A DNA window from Candidatus Edwardsbacteria bacterium contains the following coding sequences:
- a CDS encoding amidohydrolase, with product MKKSITVIINADIHTMKGRQRAKALACDSKGGMILDVGGNSQVLGKYKAQGPEVIDLKGKVVLPGFTDCHTHFCNYSLLASRPDLDGIRSIKECLQVVARYVSGKPPGQWILGGGWNKNIWTDDRLPSAQDLDTVSINNPVMLWSKDWHTIWLNSSAMVALDIHSQTPDVSGGAIERDAKGRPSGLLREEAANHYYRLAPKASEEEYSKAVILGQKMFAKMGLTGFHTMEGVEEFNVLQFLSRQNKLFLRGTLYHNIKALDGLISAGIKSGFGDKNLKIGGVKLFADGSLGSQTALMLEPYRNSATLGMNTVPPGELLALVSKASKNGLACAIHAIGDAGNRLALDTFQKAKSFGKSLRHRIEHCQLVHPDDIARFNELNIIASVQPIHCPSDLDLIERYWGARGAYAYPFGDLSKSKARMVFGSDCPIEKPNPFWAIQAAVTRQRIPADRPSFHPEQRVSLWNAIKAYTVDAAYASGDEAWKGTLEPGKAADFICLSEDIFKVKPEEIHKIKVERTFIGGREI from the coding sequence ATGAAAAAAAGCATCACGGTAATAATAAATGCCGACATCCATACCATGAAAGGCCGGCAGAGGGCCAAGGCCCTGGCCTGCGACTCAAAGGGCGGTATGATCCTCGATGTCGGCGGGAACAGCCAGGTACTCGGCAAATACAAGGCCCAGGGGCCGGAGGTCATCGACCTTAAGGGAAAAGTGGTCCTGCCGGGCTTCACCGACTGTCATACCCATTTCTGCAACTACTCGCTATTGGCTTCCCGGCCCGATCTGGACGGTATCCGGTCCATCAAAGAATGTCTGCAGGTGGTGGCCAGATATGTCTCCGGTAAACCGCCCGGACAGTGGATATTGGGAGGCGGCTGGAACAAAAATATCTGGACCGACGACCGTCTGCCGTCCGCACAGGATCTGGACACGGTGTCCATCAACAATCCTGTCATGCTGTGGAGCAAGGACTGGCACACCATCTGGCTGAATTCGTCAGCCATGGTGGCCCTGGACATCCACTCCCAAACGCCGGATGTTTCCGGTGGCGCCATAGAGCGCGACGCCAAAGGCAGGCCCAGCGGCCTACTGCGGGAGGAGGCGGCCAATCACTACTATCGCCTGGCTCCCAAAGCCTCCGAGGAGGAATATTCCAAGGCTGTGATCCTGGGCCAGAAGATGTTCGCCAAAATGGGCCTGACTGGGTTCCATACCATGGAGGGGGTCGAGGAATTCAATGTTCTGCAGTTTTTATCAAGGCAGAATAAATTATTCTTAAGGGGAACGCTTTACCATAATATCAAGGCCCTGGACGGACTGATCTCGGCCGGTATAAAAAGCGGCTTCGGGGATAAGAATTTGAAGATCGGGGGAGTAAAACTTTTCGCGGACGGCTCGCTGGGCTCCCAGACCGCCCTGATGCTGGAGCCATACCGCAACAGCGCCACATTGGGCATGAACACCGTGCCACCCGGGGAATTGCTGGCCCTGGTAAGCAAGGCTTCGAAGAATGGGCTGGCCTGCGCCATTCATGCCATCGGCGATGCCGGGAATCGCCTGGCTTTGGATACCTTCCAGAAGGCTAAAAGTTTCGGAAAAAGTTTGCGGCATCGCATAGAGCATTGTCAGCTGGTTCATCCCGATGACATCGCCCGGTTCAATGAGTTGAACATCATCGCCTCGGTGCAGCCCATCCACTGCCCGTCCGACCTTGACCTCATAGAAAGATACTGGGGTGCGCGGGGGGCTTATGCCTACCCGTTCGGAGATCTGTCCAAGAGCAAGGCCAGGATGGTCTTCGGCTCGGACTGTCCCATAGAGAAGCCCAACCCGTTTTGGGCCATACAGGCAGCCGTTACCCGGCAGAGGATCCCGGCCGACCGGCCGTCATTCCATCCGGAACAAAGGGTTTCATTATGGAATGCGATAAAGGCCTATACGGTGGATGCGGCCTACGCTTCGGGAGATGAGGCCTGGAAGGGAACGCTGGAGCCGGGCAAGGCGGCTGATTTCATATGCCTGTCGGAGGATATCTTTAAGGTGAAGCCCGAGGAGATCCATAAGATAAAAGTGGAGAGGACGTTCATCGGCGGGAGAGAGATTTAA